The DNA region cagaaaaccaccaagctcagagaagcaTCAAAGACCCCCCTTGTTTCaactacagatattctccttCGATCCCTGCGAAGGGAGTCCTCCTCCTCTGGAGCAACCACAGCCGAAGTCAGCTCGGCTCTTCCAAACGCTGCCAGCAACACAATCGGAGACGCTTAAATTCAGCTCCCCGGACGGATCAATCTGGTTGCCCTCCtcttaggggggaaaaacaaaacaaccccagATTGCCTGGCGcgtctcctccttcttcccaaaAGCCAGCCGTGAAAACTGAGCCTAGGAAAGAGTTTGGCTGGTGGTTTCTAAGACCTTCCCTGGATGGCAAAGAGGTTTCCTTTCCGGGAATGCCAGGAACTAGGCTGGTGGGTTtcactccccccaaaaagagtgggggtgggagagaaaaggagagtgggtgggagggaaggcaaGCAGGCAGCGCCTGTAACCCAACACCCAGATGGGTTATTATTCCAGGAATATCTTGCCTTCCTCCCAATCGATGGGAAGGCTCGGCTTGTGCACCACTCCCCTTCCAGATCAGAGAGTTTCCTATTTCTTGAAACTGGCTGGTAAACACAGCCTAGGGAGGAGCCACACGGCCTCTGCTTCTGCCAACAGGAGCAGAAACTTTGTGAGTAATTTACTAGGAGGACAAACAAGTGCAGCTCACATGCGGGGGAAACAGCCGGCCGGAGGAAGGACGGGGACGCTGCGTTGAGGGCCAAGGAGGGGACGGGGGACGACGACAAAATAAcatgggagacacacacacacacacccctcggcTGCCTCTCTCCTCCACCTGAAAAAATGTTATTCAATCAGCCATGTTTGACTCTGCAGTACAAAGGAACATGAGAACTGGACCGAAGGTAGGAgccggggaagggaggggagggagaggggaatggatggagggagggaggatgtttGTGGAGGGGGAGCAGAGCAAACAGCCCTGGCCAAACATTGTCAAACCAAACAGAAAGAAGAGAGTTTGCACCCAGCAGGAGGGATGGGATGTGGGCTAGAAAAGCAGGACTCGGTTTCAATGTCCGGATGGttgttttgggtgggtgggtgagggggaAGTAGATTCCCAGTAGAGTCCTGGGCATCAAAGAGTGGGCTTACATCTTGTAGGATGGCTTGCTTTAAGGTAGCAATGTCCAActttgacttgtggacttcgactcccagaattccccagccagacaagGAGCAGGGTCGTTCCCAAGCTTGGCAActctttaagactcgtggacttcaagtcccagaattccccagccagacaagGAGCAGGGGcgttcccaaccttggcaactctttAAGACTCGTgggcttcaagtcccagaattccccagccagacaagGAGCAGGGGTGTTCCCAACTTTGGCGActctttaagactcgtggacttcaagtcccagaattccccagccagacaagGAGCAGGGGcgttcccaaccttggcaactctttaggactcgtggacttcaagtcccagaatcccccaacaaGCCtgctagtctgaccccctgctcaagcaggagaccccatactgTTCCAgacgtctcttcttaaaaacctccagtgatggagcactcataaTTTCTGGGACATTTCTCATTAAAAATGAGCAACATGGTACACTGAGAACCCCAAGATTTCATGACTCCAACGATGATTACTATCCTGTTTCCTTCGACCAGGATATCCCCACTATGAAAGATGCTTTTGTTAAGCCAGCATCTCCAGGGATAGCATCTTaggaatggaagggaccttggagatcttctagtccacccctcctGTCCctggcaggagaccttatagatCATCCTGGACAAGACGATTGTCCGATCCTTCCTTGAAAACTTCCAGCGATGGTGCTGCTCGACTACATGTCCCAGCATTCCCAGCCAGTGGGCCACCGGCCAGGTTGACTGAGAATTCATGGAGCTGCAGACCAAAACGTTTGAAGGACGTCCTGTTGGAGAAGATCGGGCCGTAATCTAGGAGGTTGGGGAAGGTCTCAGATTTACAAATTCAGTTATATCCAGTCGGTTAAAAAGGGACGTCAAATCAAACAGAAAGATCTGTTTAACCATTgctttatttttgggggaaaaaagtcttAAGTGCTTCTTTGAAACATTGCATTTTACTttaatgtgctttttaaaaaaaaggaagtgcaTTTGCGTCTGCGGCTCTAGATTTGGGGGAAGATGTTATCTCAAAGTCATAATGTTAATCCTTcggtttaataaaaagaaattacgGTAAGCATGCCTCCACAATAAGTTAGGAGGAAAGCAATTACGAAAGCATTAATTTTTTgcacactttgggggggggggaaacgtctTATAGGAGGAAGGCCAATTCTTAGAAATTACTCGGCGTGTTTATTTCAGATAAAAAAAACCGCTGAGCTTCTCTTCCTGACATGCCGGAGAAGGAGCTAAATGAAAGAGAAACAAGGCGCTCTGAAGTGCAGAGAGAGCGCAGCGTTGCGCCTAGGCCAGGTTTTTTCAGCTACACACCAACGCAACTCTCAACACCTCAGCTGAACTATTCTCCAGTTGCAGCGGAGAGATCTTCCAGCTTGCCTGCACTGCCAACCCTTCAATCGGTTTAGATCCATCAGGGTCAGTAAGATCGTAATTTCTACTGGGCTGCAGGGACGTGGTGTCTCCGGGGCTAAGACgcggagcttgtcgatcagaagggtcggctgttcagcggttcgaatccctagcgctgcgtaacagagtgagctcccgtgacttgtcccggcttctgccaacctagcagttcgaaagcaggtaaaaaatgcaagtagaaaaataggggccacctttggtgggaagggaacagcgttccgtgggccttcggcgttgagtcacaccggccacatgaccacggagacgtcttcggacagcgctggctcttcggctttgaaatgatgagcaccaccccgtagagtcgggaacaactagcacagatgtgtgaggggaacctttacctttaccaggtAGAAGGAATCAagggtccacctattctccagaCCACCAGagtggaggacaagaagcaacgtgTGGGAActcatcaagaagagaagcaacgtggaactcaggagaaatttccttttcAGGGAGGACAATCCATCAGTGGGCCAACCTGCCACCAGAAgtcatggatgctccatcactggaggctttcaagaggagactttTATCCGGCATGgtttagggtctcttgcttgggatGGGGGTTGGAttaaatgacctccaaggtcccttccaactctggtattctgtattctgtacttTAACCTGCTCCTTAATCATATTTTTCATTTCAGGGGTTACCCTATTATTACGATGACTGTGTTTTCTCGTGCCCCCATAAATTAAGGGGGGGGCATTTCTAAATCATGCACATAGGGAAGCCTCCTTGAACCACCACGCACGGATGTGCTCAAACATTTTGAAGAAGGAAGAACTTCCTTCTTTTTAAGTCTCTTCCCAAGTGAGCCACGGTCTTGTCTTCCAGATGAAAACGGCCAGACCTGGAGGGGTTGATGCATGGGGTGAAAGCAAAATATCTTTCCCCGTACAGGGACGAATTTTAGGAAGGATTAGTAAACATGTGAAATAATGTGGAAGTTCTGGCAGATAAAATGCGCCTAAAAATAGAAAAACCGAAGGTCACCTCTGCAAAATACTGGAAAGCAATTAAAGAGCACAGTACTTCTTGATTCAATCCTACCCTATTAATAACCGGAACACAGAAATGTTTTACGTGCCCATATAAAAAGTTGCCTTTAGGGCTATGCGGACTGTATTACTGTGGGGGGGCGAACACTTGTCTTGGGAGGAATGTTGCCTCGATTAGCGACACAAATAATACTTTAGTTAGGTTTTTTACAGGGAGCTTTCAGAAAGGAACAGAGTCAACTTTTGATTTTACTTTGCAAAGATGGATTAGAATAATACGGCCTTTGTAAGGGTTGGAAacggagtgagagagagagagagaacagacttAAACCAAAGTAACACAAAGTACCTTAATAATTAAGCTGTTTTTAATAGGATCACAGGATctctgctgttgtttttttttaaagacatagaTATTGAATGTGAATCTATGAAATCCATGGTCTTGAGCAAGGGGGGGGGTCTCCTAACTTGgcaactttgtggacttcaactcccagaattccccagccagcagctcTAGGAGTtaaatatctgtggagattctcagtcaccgaggtcacgattgtcccaaagagggactttttcaagaggcaactggacttccttgaagatgtttcacttctcgtcccttcagttctgggagttgaagtccacaggtctgaagttgaagtccacaagtctgaaagttgccaagtttgggggaaaaaaaccaagaagttGAGGTCTTGAAGAACCCCAACTGAATAATTCCAGACCTCATAATACAACTCAGACTTGGTCAGATTCAGCATGGTGCAGATGTTGGAAGGTCTTTTGATTTGGTCTCCTCCAATGAATTGGTATTGACgtgcttccttttctcctttttcccgTAGAAAAGCTGGTGACCAGCAGAAAGGACTTCTGGTCTCTTCTGGAACGGTCATTATGTGGAGCTGTGAAGCCCTGAATGGTTCCAAAAACGCAGAGGACCAGAATCTGTGCCACGATTTCCATCTGGTCATTTCCATCTTCTCTTTGCTCTACCTCGTCATCTGCTTCCCCGTCGGCCTTTGTTACAACGGGCTCTTGGTGGTGGTCAACCTGTGCAACAAAGCCACGATGACCATGCCGGATGTCTACTTTGTCAACGTGGCCATCGCCGGCCTCATCATCAACGCCATCGCCCCCATGTACCTGCTGGGACCCACCAGCACCAAGTGGGCCATCTGGAATTTCAACAACGAAGTCTACATCACCTTGCTGATCCTATTCAACGTCTCCTCCTTGGTGATCATGTACTCCATCGCCTTGCTCAGCCTGGACTACTACATCGAGCGGGCTCTGCCCAGGACTTACATGTCCAGCGTGTACAACACGAAGCACGTCTGCGGGTTCATCTGGGGAGGGGCCATGCTGACcagcttctcctccctcctcttctacATCTGCAACCACGTCTCCACCAAAATTATCGAGTGCTCCAAGATGCAGAACAAGGAAGCTGCGGACGCCATCATGGTGTTCATCGGCTACGTCGTGCCGGCTGTCGCCGTGCTCTACGCGCTCGTGCTAATCTTGCGGATACGCAAGGAGGCCACGCCGCTGGACCAAGACACTGGAAGGCTGGACCCCTCCGTGCAGAAGCTCCTGATCGCCACCGTTTGCACCCAGTTCACCCTGTGGACACCTTACTACGGGGCCCTGATGTTCAGCACGTTGGCTGCGATGCAAGGCAAAGCGGTGGAGGAGAGCCACGGCCGGGCCTTGTATTTCACGAAAGGGCTCTCCAAATTCCTGGCTTTCTCCAGCAGTGTTGTCCTGCCTCTGCTCTACCGGTATCTCAGCAAAAGCTTCCCGGGGAAACTGCAGAGGCTGCTGAAAAAACTGCACTGCGGGAACCAGCCGTGTTCGCACGAACGCACAGGGGTTCAGGAAATTGTCACGTAGGTATGGAGGGACGCTGGTGGGCGCCGAGTGGAGCCCAGGAGGTGGGCGCCGAGCGAGGAGGGCCCGCGGACGTTGGCGCCTCGCCATTCTAGTCCTCCCCAGGTAGCGACTATGTGGAGGAAAACGGTTGGGGGATCCTGTCTGTGGGTTAAAATCCGTGGCTCGGTCCCACGGGTTTCGATGCACTGAGTCGGTTCCGCAGGATGAGCTTTGCGTTGAGCAATCTTGTGTGAAGAAAACAAAAACCCGCCACAGGCGTTTTGACCGAACACCCAGCACTTTGTAAACTTGtagaatttaaaacagaaaagAGGTATTTTTATGTTTTCGTACAAAATAATacgaattttaaaaaatttacaaaGCAGTTTTACGTcaaggtcggagcagccaccttTTCAGTCCGGATAATATCCATTAATACTCGCGCTGGTCAAATTGTGTTTAACAGCCTAGTACGATACTAAAAAATTTTTTCCTAATCTGCGAAGTTACGATTCAAACAAAATCTTCACTTCTAACtctgaaggtttgaaggtttctCTTCGAACGCGGTTGTGTTTTCCCTCCAGTTACAAACGAACACCCCTCCTGCCAAAAAAAGGGTTTTCCCCATTTTCTGTACACTGTAAaagcatttcaatcaatcaaaagGATGTAATTTTGCTGAAAATGTAGGGTGTTGCTATGTCTAGGAAAATGAAGGAGAGTTTAAGATGAAGTCAAGCTGAAAGTGCCAACGAAAAACccaattgcattttatttttttaaaaggggcagCTACTGAATCACTCACAAATATTCCTTAGGACGTACGAGGCTATTTCCAGGGCTGAGTTAAAAGCATGTTCAAAGTATTATCCCTCGAAGAATGTTTGCGAGAAATTGATGGGCCAAAGGGATGGAAGAGATAACACTCACAGGGGACAACAAGGATCCCTTATAATTCTGGCCCTCGTTTTTATGCTGCTTTGGATTCTAGTTCTCTCTCTGACTCAGTGGTGCCGTGTCTCTTCTGTCCCTTTGGGTGGACCCAGCAAAACGCTAGCATGGAGAAGTAGTCTAGGCTAGGCTACTGAAAGCCATAGATACCATGTCATCCTTCCAGCACGTAAGGACAATGTTTTGGATCTGCTCCACCCAGTTGTCACCCAGAAAAGCTGTCCAAGAGGTTGGGAGGTGGCCACGTCCTAGCAGAAGAGCTGGGAAAAGGGATGAGGAACATCTCTAGATGTTCAGATGGCCTCCAACACAGGGCTTTTCAGTTGAACTGGCTGCCTCCTAGgcataatagaataaaagagttggaagggactttgagggggtcttccagtccaacccccttgctcaagtatgtatcattccagataaatggctgtccgatcttttcttggaaacctccagtgatgggagcacccacaacttctggaggcaggtccttactactgattaattgtcttccctatcagaaagtttctcctgagttctaagttgcatctctcctcgtttagtttccacccgttgcttcttgtcctgccctcgggtgctttggaggataagcCCCttctttctttgtggcagcctctcaaatatcggAAAGTATCCTCCATGTTCCATGGCCGAAAGAGATGATGAGAGTTGAAGTCTCAACTTCCCTGGAGGTCACCGAGTTTGGGAGAAAGAGTAAATGATGCGGAGTGGTTTTCCGTCTTCAGAGGAAAGGCGAGATCAGGAATTTTGGatttttgggttagggttagggttagggtttttaCCAAGATGCCATTCATAGAATTTGCTCCAGCTGACATTTTGGCTGGGAGACAATGCCAGGTTCTCAGAGGCGTAGACTTGTAGAATAAATAGCCGAGTCTTCTGTAAGAGGCCTTGAGGGCTGCATTTGGGAGGTTATCGGAGTTAAGGCACTAATTTAGCCCAGGGAGTTACCACAAAGCCTAATTTAGTGGAGGGAGTTACCAAAATCCTCCGCAGGTAAGGAAGAAAACAATAGACTGGATTTCTGCTGGGCTGCAAGGAGTCTCAGTCAAAGCATCTTCTATAAGTCTTACCGTCTAGTTCCAGCTGCTAAAACAATAACCTCTGTCAAGAGATTCCCACAACTCTAGGATGGGACTTGGTGTTTCTCACGGACTTCATCTAGCAGGACtttgagaaataataataataataacgaaAGAGCCTGTTGCATCCATGCTCACCTGAGTCCCATACTTTAACCGCTATAAAGTCTCCTGCTGTCTTATGCACACGGAATTGGGTAATATCTGCCCAATTAATTGCGGAAGGTATTTATAAGTCTTAGGATCTGGGCCTGGCAACTCTTTAAgagccgtgatggagaacctatgccaCGCAGGCCAGAGGTGGCGCGTAGAGCgatctctgtgggcacgcgtgctGTTGCTAGCCGGTCTGTTGCAAGCACCAGAGTGCCACAAAAAGCACCCCAAAATCCCccagaaaacagcccaaaaacccagccccaaaacaggcatgtacacgctggccagctggtcttcggtttCTGCGCACACAAAGACCAGCCGGCTTTCCATTTCCGGCGCTCCAGCATGCACAAATGCACACACCTTCTGATTTGGGCACCCGGTGCCGAAAGGGTTCACCGCCACTGCTTAAGAGCCATGTACCTCCACCTTAGCATCTTTAAGATGtggagacttcagctcccagaattctctagccagctgggggattctgggagttgaagccccccATTTCTTACTTGCCAAGGTGGACACCCACTCTTTCAGAGGGATGATATTTCACCATTCCTCTTAAACTCTCTCCCCCAATTACCCTTTGTCCCCGGGATCATATCATGAAGACTCCCACCCAGGGTCTACGTACCCCCAGGATATGCCCAAATGACCTCCTTGGGGGTCACT from Thamnophis elegans isolate rThaEle1 chromosome 14, rThaEle1.pri, whole genome shotgun sequence includes:
- the GPR146 gene encoding probable G-protein coupled receptor 146 isoform X1; its protein translation is MLARKAGDQQKGLLVSSGTVIMWSCEALNGSKNAEDQNLCHDFHLVISIFSLLYLVICFPVGLCYNGLLVVVNLCNKATMTMPDVYFVNVAIAGLIINAIAPMYLLGPTSTKWAIWNFNNEVYITLLILFNVSSLVIMYSIALLSLDYYIERALPRTYMSSVYNTKHVCGFIWGGAMLTSFSSLLFYICNHVSTKIIECSKMQNKEAADAIMVFIGYVVPAVAVLYALVLILRIRKEATPLDQDTGRLDPSVQKLLIATVCTQFTLWTPYYGALMFSTLAAMQGKAVEESHGRALYFTKGLSKFLAFSSSVVLPLLYRYLSKSFPGKLQRLLKKLHCGNQPCSHERTGVQEIVT
- the GPR146 gene encoding probable G-protein coupled receptor 146 isoform X2, producing MWSCEALNGSKNAEDQNLCHDFHLVISIFSLLYLVICFPVGLCYNGLLVVVNLCNKATMTMPDVYFVNVAIAGLIINAIAPMYLLGPTSTKWAIWNFNNEVYITLLILFNVSSLVIMYSIALLSLDYYIERALPRTYMSSVYNTKHVCGFIWGGAMLTSFSSLLFYICNHVSTKIIECSKMQNKEAADAIMVFIGYVVPAVAVLYALVLILRIRKEATPLDQDTGRLDPSVQKLLIATVCTQFTLWTPYYGALMFSTLAAMQGKAVEESHGRALYFTKGLSKFLAFSSSVVLPLLYRYLSKSFPGKLQRLLKKLHCGNQPCSHERTGVQEIVT